A genomic segment from Nicotiana sylvestris chromosome 1, ASM39365v2, whole genome shotgun sequence encodes:
- the LOC104229662 gene encoding uncharacterized protein isoform X2, translating to MMEFFDFLGVDTEISDMSFSVSLDQDRGCEWGTRNGISSLFAQKKNVLNPYFWQMIREISKFKQDVTSYLEALDNNPDIDRDETLGQFIKSHGYLELFQKAYLIPICASIWSCPLEGVMSFSAYSLLSFFRDHHLLQLFGLPQLLTVRWRSHAYVNKVKEELEKRGCQIRTGCEVNSVSTNEEGCTIASNDGAKEVYDGCIMAAHAPNTLKMLGKEATYDETRILGAFHYIYSDIFLHRDKTFLPREPAAWSALNFLGTMNNRGCMTYWLNIIQNLVDTKLPYLVTIDPPHTPDHTLLKWTTCHLVPSVAASKASRELDQIQGKRGIWFCGAYQGYGFHEDELKAGVAAADDILRRKCTILDNPKHMVPTWPETGARLLVTRFLKSFIATGCIILLEDGGTIFTFQVTDRKCTLKVSLRVHSTQFYWKVATQGDLGLADAFIHGDFSFVDKNEGLLNLFMIFVANRDLKASVTRSSNKRGWWTPLLSTAALSSAKYFIQHVSNQNTLTKARRNISRHYDLSNELFSLFLDETMTYSCAIFKSEDEDLKTAQLRKISLLIKKAKISKEHHILEIGFGWGSLAVEVVKQTGCKYTGVTLSEQQLTYAQLIVEQAGLQDQITFLLCDYRQMPNKDKYDRIISCGMLEHVGHDFMGEFFSCCESALAEDGLLVVQFISIPDERYDEYRQSSDFIKEYIFPGGCLPALNRVTSAMAAASRLCVVHLEEIGIHYYQTLRCWREKFLKNQSQIRALGFDDKFIRTWEYYFDYCAAGFKTCTLGDYQIVFSRPGNVAVFGDPYNGVPSAY from the exons ATGATGGAATTTTTTGATTTCCTTGGAGTTGATACAGAGATCTCCGATATGTCATTTTCAGTGAGCTTAGACCAAGACCGTGGTTGCGAATGGGGTACCCGAAATGGAATCTCTAGTTTGTTTGCACAGAAGAAGAATGTGTTGAATCCATACTTTTGGCAAATGATTAGAGAAATTAGCAAGTTCAAGCAGGATGTCACAAG TTATCTTGAAGCACTTGACAACAATCCAGACATTGATCGCGATGAAACGTTAGGGCAATTTATTAAGTCACACGGCTATTTAGAGTTATTTCAGAAGGCTTATCTG ATTCCAATATGCGCTTCAATCTGGTCCTGTCCCTTAGAAGGAGTAATGAGCTTTTCTGCTTATTCCCTTCTTTCATTCTTCCGTGACCACCATCTTCTGCAG CTCTTTGGTCTCCCTCAATTGCTCACTGTAAGATGGCGGTCACATGCATATGTGAACAAG GTTAAGGAGGAGCTGGAGAAGAGAGGCTGCCAAATAAGAACTGGTTGTGAAGTAAATTCTGTATCGACAAATGAAGAAG GTTGTACCATAGCTTCCAATGATGGTGCCAAAGAAGTATATGATGGATGCATAATGGCTGCGCATGCACCAAATACTCTGAAAATGTTAGGCAAAGAGGCAACATACGATGAAACAAGAATTCTGGGTGCTTTCCATTATATCTACAG TGATATTTTCCTTCATCGTGACAAAACATTCCTGCCTCGTGAACCGGCAGCATGGAGTGCTTTGAACTTTCTTGGAACTATGAATAATAGAGGATGCATGACATATTGGCTCAATATAATCCAG AATCTTGTCGACACAAAGCTGCCTTATCTCGTAACCATTGATCCTCCTCACACACCAGATCATACATTGCTTAAGTGGACAACATGCCACCTAGTCCCCTCAGTTGCTGCATCAAAAGCTTCACGGGAGCTAGATCAAATCCAAGGGAAGAGAGGAATATGGTTTTGTGGAGCATATCAAG GCTATGGCTTCCATGAGGACGAACTAAAG GCGGGTGTGGCTGCTGCAGATGACATACTTAGAAGGAAATGTACCATCCTGGACAATCCCAAGCACATGGTACCAACCTGGCCTGAAACAGGAGCACGCCTCCTCGTTACTAGATTTCTCAAAAGTTTCATTGCAACTGGATGCATAAT CTTGTTGGAAGATGGAGGTACAATATTCACCTTCCAAGTAACAGACAGGAAATGCACTCTCAAAGTTTCTCTTAGAGTTCATAGTACACAGTTTTACTGGAAG GTTGCAACTCAAGGTGACTTAGGCCTTGCTGATGCTTTTATTCATGGGGATTTCTCTTTTGTTGACAAGAATGAAGGTCTTCTTAATCTTTTCATG ATATTTGTTGCCAACAGAGATTTGAAAGCATCAGTCACAAGGTCTAGTAACAAAAG AGGCTGGTGGACACCACTGCTTTCTACGGCAGCGTTATCATCTGCAAAATATTTCATTCAACATGTCTCAAATCAAAACACCCTGACAAAGGCTCGACGGAATATCTCTCGCCATTATGACCTG AGTAATGAACTCTTCTCACTCTTTTTGGATGAGACAATGACATACTCCTGTGCTATATTCAAG AGTGAGGATGAAGACCTGAAAACTGCACAACTTAGAAAGATTTCTCTTCTCATCAAAAAG GCAAAAATTAGCAAGGAACATCACATTTTAGAGATTGGATTTGGTTGGGGAAGTTTGGCTGTGGAAGTTGTTAAGCAAACAGGATGTAAATACACTGGTGTAACTCTCTCTGAGCAGCAACTTACGTATGCACAGTTGATAGTTGAACAAGCAGGCCTTCAG GATCAAATAACATTTCTCCTATGTGACTATCGCCAAATGCCAAATAAGGACAAATATGACAGGATTATATCATG CGGGATGTTAGAACATGTTGGTCATGATTTCATGGGGGAATTCTTTTCTTGCTGTGAATCTGCACTGGCAGAAGACGGGCTTCTAGTTGTACAG TTCATTTCAATACCAGACGAGAGGTATGACGAATACAGGCAGAGCTCAGACTTCATAAAAGAGTATATATTCCCAGGTGGATGCTTGCCTGCACTAAATCGAGTAACATCAGCTATGGCTGCAGCATCCAGACTATG TGTAGTGCACCTGGAAGAGATAGGAATTCACTATTATCAGACGCTGAGATGTTGGCGAGAAAAATTCTTGAAAAATCAAAG CCAAATTCGAGCTTTGGGATTTGACGACAAGTTCATCAGGACATGGGAGTACTACTTTGACTACTGTGCTGCTGGATTCAAAACATGCACGCTAGGAGATTATCAG ATTGTATTCTCAAGGCCAGGCAATGTTGCAGTTTTTGGTGATCCTTACAATGGTGTGCCTTCAGCTTATTAA
- the LOC104229662 gene encoding uncharacterized protein isoform X1 — MKVAVVGTGISGLVCAYELAKSGVKVVVYEKEDYLGGHAKTVTVDGVDLDLGFRFFNRVTYPNMMEFFDFLGVDTEISDMSFSVSLDQDRGCEWGTRNGISSLFAQKKNVLNPYFWQMIREISKFKQDVTSYLEALDNNPDIDRDETLGQFIKSHGYLELFQKAYLIPICASIWSCPLEGVMSFSAYSLLSFFRDHHLLQLFGLPQLLTVRWRSHAYVNKVKEELEKRGCQIRTGCEVNSVSTNEEGCTIASNDGAKEVYDGCIMAAHAPNTLKMLGKEATYDETRILGAFHYIYSDIFLHRDKTFLPREPAAWSALNFLGTMNNRGCMTYWLNIIQNLVDTKLPYLVTIDPPHTPDHTLLKWTTCHLVPSVAASKASRELDQIQGKRGIWFCGAYQGYGFHEDELKAGVAAADDILRRKCTILDNPKHMVPTWPETGARLLVTRFLKSFIATGCIILLEDGGTIFTFQVTDRKCTLKVSLRVHSTQFYWKVATQGDLGLADAFIHGDFSFVDKNEGLLNLFMIFVANRDLKASVTRSSNKRGWWTPLLSTAALSSAKYFIQHVSNQNTLTKARRNISRHYDLSNELFSLFLDETMTYSCAIFKSEDEDLKTAQLRKISLLIKKAKISKEHHILEIGFGWGSLAVEVVKQTGCKYTGVTLSEQQLTYAQLIVEQAGLQDQITFLLCDYRQMPNKDKYDRIISCGMLEHVGHDFMGEFFSCCESALAEDGLLVVQFISIPDERYDEYRQSSDFIKEYIFPGGCLPALNRVTSAMAAASRLCVVHLEEIGIHYYQTLRCWREKFLKNQSQIRALGFDDKFIRTWEYYFDYCAAGFKTCTLGDYQIVFSRPGNVAVFGDPYNGVPSAY; from the exons GTAACTTATCCAAACATGATGGAATTTTTTGATTTCCTTGGAGTTGATACAGAGATCTCCGATATGTCATTTTCAGTGAGCTTAGACCAAGACCGTGGTTGCGAATGGGGTACCCGAAATGGAATCTCTAGTTTGTTTGCACAGAAGAAGAATGTGTTGAATCCATACTTTTGGCAAATGATTAGAGAAATTAGCAAGTTCAAGCAGGATGTCACAAG TTATCTTGAAGCACTTGACAACAATCCAGACATTGATCGCGATGAAACGTTAGGGCAATTTATTAAGTCACACGGCTATTTAGAGTTATTTCAGAAGGCTTATCTG ATTCCAATATGCGCTTCAATCTGGTCCTGTCCCTTAGAAGGAGTAATGAGCTTTTCTGCTTATTCCCTTCTTTCATTCTTCCGTGACCACCATCTTCTGCAG CTCTTTGGTCTCCCTCAATTGCTCACTGTAAGATGGCGGTCACATGCATATGTGAACAAG GTTAAGGAGGAGCTGGAGAAGAGAGGCTGCCAAATAAGAACTGGTTGTGAAGTAAATTCTGTATCGACAAATGAAGAAG GTTGTACCATAGCTTCCAATGATGGTGCCAAAGAAGTATATGATGGATGCATAATGGCTGCGCATGCACCAAATACTCTGAAAATGTTAGGCAAAGAGGCAACATACGATGAAACAAGAATTCTGGGTGCTTTCCATTATATCTACAG TGATATTTTCCTTCATCGTGACAAAACATTCCTGCCTCGTGAACCGGCAGCATGGAGTGCTTTGAACTTTCTTGGAACTATGAATAATAGAGGATGCATGACATATTGGCTCAATATAATCCAG AATCTTGTCGACACAAAGCTGCCTTATCTCGTAACCATTGATCCTCCTCACACACCAGATCATACATTGCTTAAGTGGACAACATGCCACCTAGTCCCCTCAGTTGCTGCATCAAAAGCTTCACGGGAGCTAGATCAAATCCAAGGGAAGAGAGGAATATGGTTTTGTGGAGCATATCAAG GCTATGGCTTCCATGAGGACGAACTAAAG GCGGGTGTGGCTGCTGCAGATGACATACTTAGAAGGAAATGTACCATCCTGGACAATCCCAAGCACATGGTACCAACCTGGCCTGAAACAGGAGCACGCCTCCTCGTTACTAGATTTCTCAAAAGTTTCATTGCAACTGGATGCATAAT CTTGTTGGAAGATGGAGGTACAATATTCACCTTCCAAGTAACAGACAGGAAATGCACTCTCAAAGTTTCTCTTAGAGTTCATAGTACACAGTTTTACTGGAAG GTTGCAACTCAAGGTGACTTAGGCCTTGCTGATGCTTTTATTCATGGGGATTTCTCTTTTGTTGACAAGAATGAAGGTCTTCTTAATCTTTTCATG ATATTTGTTGCCAACAGAGATTTGAAAGCATCAGTCACAAGGTCTAGTAACAAAAG AGGCTGGTGGACACCACTGCTTTCTACGGCAGCGTTATCATCTGCAAAATATTTCATTCAACATGTCTCAAATCAAAACACCCTGACAAAGGCTCGACGGAATATCTCTCGCCATTATGACCTG AGTAATGAACTCTTCTCACTCTTTTTGGATGAGACAATGACATACTCCTGTGCTATATTCAAG AGTGAGGATGAAGACCTGAAAACTGCACAACTTAGAAAGATTTCTCTTCTCATCAAAAAG GCAAAAATTAGCAAGGAACATCACATTTTAGAGATTGGATTTGGTTGGGGAAGTTTGGCTGTGGAAGTTGTTAAGCAAACAGGATGTAAATACACTGGTGTAACTCTCTCTGAGCAGCAACTTACGTATGCACAGTTGATAGTTGAACAAGCAGGCCTTCAG GATCAAATAACATTTCTCCTATGTGACTATCGCCAAATGCCAAATAAGGACAAATATGACAGGATTATATCATG CGGGATGTTAGAACATGTTGGTCATGATTTCATGGGGGAATTCTTTTCTTGCTGTGAATCTGCACTGGCAGAAGACGGGCTTCTAGTTGTACAG TTCATTTCAATACCAGACGAGAGGTATGACGAATACAGGCAGAGCTCAGACTTCATAAAAGAGTATATATTCCCAGGTGGATGCTTGCCTGCACTAAATCGAGTAACATCAGCTATGGCTGCAGCATCCAGACTATG TGTAGTGCACCTGGAAGAGATAGGAATTCACTATTATCAGACGCTGAGATGTTGGCGAGAAAAATTCTTGAAAAATCAAAG CCAAATTCGAGCTTTGGGATTTGACGACAAGTTCATCAGGACATGGGAGTACTACTTTGACTACTGTGCTGCTGGATTCAAAACATGCACGCTAGGAGATTATCAG ATTGTATTCTCAAGGCCAGGCAATGTTGCAGTTTTTGGTGATCCTTACAATGGTGTGCCTTCAGCTTATTAA
- the LOC104229662 gene encoding uncharacterized protein isoform X3 yields MIREISKFKQDVTSYLEALDNNPDIDRDETLGQFIKSHGYLELFQKAYLIPICASIWSCPLEGVMSFSAYSLLSFFRDHHLLQLFGLPQLLTVRWRSHAYVNKVKEELEKRGCQIRTGCEVNSVSTNEEGCTIASNDGAKEVYDGCIMAAHAPNTLKMLGKEATYDETRILGAFHYIYSDIFLHRDKTFLPREPAAWSALNFLGTMNNRGCMTYWLNIIQNLVDTKLPYLVTIDPPHTPDHTLLKWTTCHLVPSVAASKASRELDQIQGKRGIWFCGAYQGYGFHEDELKAGVAAADDILRRKCTILDNPKHMVPTWPETGARLLVTRFLKSFIATGCIILLEDGGTIFTFQVTDRKCTLKVSLRVHSTQFYWKVATQGDLGLADAFIHGDFSFVDKNEGLLNLFMIFVANRDLKASVTRSSNKRGWWTPLLSTAALSSAKYFIQHVSNQNTLTKARRNISRHYDLSNELFSLFLDETMTYSCAIFKSEDEDLKTAQLRKISLLIKKAKISKEHHILEIGFGWGSLAVEVVKQTGCKYTGVTLSEQQLTYAQLIVEQAGLQDQITFLLCDYRQMPNKDKYDRIISCGMLEHVGHDFMGEFFSCCESALAEDGLLVVQFISIPDERYDEYRQSSDFIKEYIFPGGCLPALNRVTSAMAAASRLCVVHLEEIGIHYYQTLRCWREKFLKNQSQIRALGFDDKFIRTWEYYFDYCAAGFKTCTLGDYQIVFSRPGNVAVFGDPYNGVPSAY; encoded by the exons ATGATTAGAGAAATTAGCAAGTTCAAGCAGGATGTCACAAG TTATCTTGAAGCACTTGACAACAATCCAGACATTGATCGCGATGAAACGTTAGGGCAATTTATTAAGTCACACGGCTATTTAGAGTTATTTCAGAAGGCTTATCTG ATTCCAATATGCGCTTCAATCTGGTCCTGTCCCTTAGAAGGAGTAATGAGCTTTTCTGCTTATTCCCTTCTTTCATTCTTCCGTGACCACCATCTTCTGCAG CTCTTTGGTCTCCCTCAATTGCTCACTGTAAGATGGCGGTCACATGCATATGTGAACAAG GTTAAGGAGGAGCTGGAGAAGAGAGGCTGCCAAATAAGAACTGGTTGTGAAGTAAATTCTGTATCGACAAATGAAGAAG GTTGTACCATAGCTTCCAATGATGGTGCCAAAGAAGTATATGATGGATGCATAATGGCTGCGCATGCACCAAATACTCTGAAAATGTTAGGCAAAGAGGCAACATACGATGAAACAAGAATTCTGGGTGCTTTCCATTATATCTACAG TGATATTTTCCTTCATCGTGACAAAACATTCCTGCCTCGTGAACCGGCAGCATGGAGTGCTTTGAACTTTCTTGGAACTATGAATAATAGAGGATGCATGACATATTGGCTCAATATAATCCAG AATCTTGTCGACACAAAGCTGCCTTATCTCGTAACCATTGATCCTCCTCACACACCAGATCATACATTGCTTAAGTGGACAACATGCCACCTAGTCCCCTCAGTTGCTGCATCAAAAGCTTCACGGGAGCTAGATCAAATCCAAGGGAAGAGAGGAATATGGTTTTGTGGAGCATATCAAG GCTATGGCTTCCATGAGGACGAACTAAAG GCGGGTGTGGCTGCTGCAGATGACATACTTAGAAGGAAATGTACCATCCTGGACAATCCCAAGCACATGGTACCAACCTGGCCTGAAACAGGAGCACGCCTCCTCGTTACTAGATTTCTCAAAAGTTTCATTGCAACTGGATGCATAAT CTTGTTGGAAGATGGAGGTACAATATTCACCTTCCAAGTAACAGACAGGAAATGCACTCTCAAAGTTTCTCTTAGAGTTCATAGTACACAGTTTTACTGGAAG GTTGCAACTCAAGGTGACTTAGGCCTTGCTGATGCTTTTATTCATGGGGATTTCTCTTTTGTTGACAAGAATGAAGGTCTTCTTAATCTTTTCATG ATATTTGTTGCCAACAGAGATTTGAAAGCATCAGTCACAAGGTCTAGTAACAAAAG AGGCTGGTGGACACCACTGCTTTCTACGGCAGCGTTATCATCTGCAAAATATTTCATTCAACATGTCTCAAATCAAAACACCCTGACAAAGGCTCGACGGAATATCTCTCGCCATTATGACCTG AGTAATGAACTCTTCTCACTCTTTTTGGATGAGACAATGACATACTCCTGTGCTATATTCAAG AGTGAGGATGAAGACCTGAAAACTGCACAACTTAGAAAGATTTCTCTTCTCATCAAAAAG GCAAAAATTAGCAAGGAACATCACATTTTAGAGATTGGATTTGGTTGGGGAAGTTTGGCTGTGGAAGTTGTTAAGCAAACAGGATGTAAATACACTGGTGTAACTCTCTCTGAGCAGCAACTTACGTATGCACAGTTGATAGTTGAACAAGCAGGCCTTCAG GATCAAATAACATTTCTCCTATGTGACTATCGCCAAATGCCAAATAAGGACAAATATGACAGGATTATATCATG CGGGATGTTAGAACATGTTGGTCATGATTTCATGGGGGAATTCTTTTCTTGCTGTGAATCTGCACTGGCAGAAGACGGGCTTCTAGTTGTACAG TTCATTTCAATACCAGACGAGAGGTATGACGAATACAGGCAGAGCTCAGACTTCATAAAAGAGTATATATTCCCAGGTGGATGCTTGCCTGCACTAAATCGAGTAACATCAGCTATGGCTGCAGCATCCAGACTATG TGTAGTGCACCTGGAAGAGATAGGAATTCACTATTATCAGACGCTGAGATGTTGGCGAGAAAAATTCTTGAAAAATCAAAG CCAAATTCGAGCTTTGGGATTTGACGACAAGTTCATCAGGACATGGGAGTACTACTTTGACTACTGTGCTGCTGGATTCAAAACATGCACGCTAGGAGATTATCAG ATTGTATTCTCAAGGCCAGGCAATGTTGCAGTTTTTGGTGATCCTTACAATGGTGTGCCTTCAGCTTATTAA